In Monomorium pharaonis isolate MP-MQ-018 chromosome 3, ASM1337386v2, whole genome shotgun sequence, a genomic segment contains:
- the LOC114254708 gene encoding uncharacterized protein LOC114254708 isoform X1: MVRRSTLVYDLLRTEQPPDGFSKNEILTHISDKYDIAVSKTLRRDVAVALRRGLDFGILAKKRNKFRYNPDFFSTTSSRGNVTRRNTKPRKRERSSKKKTTGRSNASKGRRRQRKRSPTPSKGRDRKQSSSVPPKLPRPPSWSPKRRLLIDEPIPKVKHS; this comes from the exons atggTACGCCGATCCACCCTCGTTTACGACCTGCTCCGTACTGAGCAGCCACCCGATGGCTTTTCCAAGAATGAGATACTGACGCACATCAGTGACAAATATGACATTGCGGTCAGTAAAACTCTTCGGAGAGACGTCGCCGTTGCTTTGCGTCGCGGTCTGGACTTCGGTATACTCGCTAAGAAGAGAAACAAATTCAG GTATAATCCTGACTTTTTTTCAACTACAAGTTCGAGAGGCAATGTCACCAGAAGGAATACAAAGCCacggaagagagagaggagcagCAAGAAAAAGACAACCGGCAGATCGAATGCAAGTAAGGGACGACGACGGCAACGGAAACGATCTCCGACTCCCAGCAAAGGTAGAGATCGCAAACAATCGAGCTCGGTACCACCTAAATTGCCCAGACCGCCTTCGTGGTCGCCGAAAAGACGGCTCCTCATCGACGAGCCTATACCGAAAGTTAAACATTCCTAA
- the LOC114254708 gene encoding pre-mRNA-splicing factor CWC22 isoform X2, with the protein MQLRSLEGYNPDFFSTTSSRGNVTRRNTKPRKRERSSKKKTTGRSNASKGRRRQRKRSPTPSKGRDRKQSSSVPPKLPRPPSWSPKRRLLIDEPIPKVKHS; encoded by the coding sequence GTATAATCCTGACTTTTTTTCAACTACAAGTTCGAGAGGCAATGTCACCAGAAGGAATACAAAGCCacggaagagagagaggagcagCAAGAAAAAGACAACCGGCAGATCGAATGCAAGTAAGGGACGACGACGGCAACGGAAACGATCTCCGACTCCCAGCAAAGGTAGAGATCGCAAACAATCGAGCTCGGTACCACCTAAATTGCCCAGACCGCCTTCGTGGTCGCCGAAAAGACGGCTCCTCATCGACGAGCCTATACCGAAAGTTAAACATTCCTAA